From a single Aquarana catesbeiana isolate 2022-GZ linkage group LG09, ASM4218655v1, whole genome shotgun sequence genomic region:
- the LOC141108967 gene encoding olfactory receptor 6N2-like, giving the protein MVAKDQFNQSVITDFLLLGFSIEGQRRFWLFIVLLIIYIGTITANIFIIVVIKADPRLHKPMYFFIGGLSFLELWYPSVTVPRLLWSLKTEDQHISSAGCMAQFYFHFSLGATEMSLLTAMGYDRYVAICNPLRYLIIMSPNVCIMLILGSWVFGFAGVIIPCLRLSTLWYCKGNKIDHYYCDLIPMMRLSCSDTTKAENASFYSLCFVTFGCLFLTLISYACITRMVIKLSSASARRKAFSTFASHLFVVILFYGTILFMFIRPASGDSLHFNKKVSVVPSIVTPLLNPIIYTLRNQEVIEAVLKTAHKTMVWSNGN; this is encoded by the coding sequence ATGGTGGCAAAGGATCAGTTTAACCAGTCAGTTATAACTGACTTTCTTCTTTTAGGGTTTTCTATTGAGGGGCAGAGAAGATTTtggctttttattgttttattaattaTCTACATTGGCACCATTACAGCAAACATTTTCATCATTGTCGTTATCAAAGCAGACCCACGTCTACATAAACCAATGTACTTCTTTATCGGTGGACTGTCATTCCTTGAGCTCTGGTATCCCTCTGTCACAGTCCCTAGACTCCTGTGGTCTCTTAAAACAGAAGACCAACACATTTCTTCAGCTGGTTGCATGGCTCAGTTTTATTTCCATTTTTCTCTTGGAGCAACAGAAATGTCTCTCCTGACTGCAATGGGGTATGATCGCTATGTTGCCATTTGCAATCCATTGCGTTATTTGATTATTATGAGTCCCAATGTTTGCATTATGCTCATACTGGGGTCATGGGTATTTGGATTCGCTGGAGTGATCATTCCATGCTTGAGACTATCCACGCTTTGGTACTGTAAGGGGAATAAGATAGatcattactattgtgatttgaTCCCAATGATGCGCTTGTCCTGCTCTGATACAACAAAAGCTGAGAATGCGTCTTTCTATTCCCTTTGTTTTGTAACTTTTGGGTGTCTTTTCTTAACTTTGATATCTTATGCATGTATTACCCGAATGGTAATCAAATTGTCTTCTGCGTCAGCAAGACGTAAAGCGTTTTCCACTTTTGCCTCCCATTTATTTGTTGTTATCCTTTTCTATGGTACTATATTGTTCATGTTCATCAGACCAGCTAGTGGTGATTCCCTTCACTTTAATAAGAAAGTTTCTGTTGTCCCATCCATAGTGACTCCTCTTCTGAATCCCATTATCTACACCTTACGAAACCAAGAGGTGATAGAGGCTGTGCTGAAAACAGCCCACAAAACAATGGTTTGGTCAAATGGCAACTAA